The genomic DNA CCGCCACCGTGGATGCCGCCGGCAAGACTATACCGGCCGTCATGAAAGCCCTGGCTCCCAACGTGTTCATGATGACGGTGCTCACCTTCCTGCTGGTATTTTTTGTGACGATGGTGTACGGCCCCATCGCCGCCTACCTCGTCGAACTGTTCCCGACCAGCGTGCGCTACACCTCGCTCTCGGTGCCCTATCACATTGGGAATGGCGTATTTGGCGGTTTTGTGCCGCTCATCGCCACCGGCATCGGCGTGTGGGCCGCCGCGCAGCCGGCCGGCACGTTTGCCAAGGAGCATAGCAGCCTGCTGGGCCTGGTGTATCCGGTCACTATCGCACTCATCTGCTTCTTCGTGGGCATGGCCCTGATGAAGGACACCCGCAACGTGAAGCTGCTGGATAGCTAGGGGGTAGGCCCCTGGCTGTCAGCTTTTCCTCTGACTGGTAGTATCTTGCTTAGGTCCTAAAATAAAAACCCGTCAGGCAATTTGTTTGGCGGGTTTTTAAGTTGACGCGCAATCCTATTCCCGCAACTTATGCCTGCTCCCTACCCCCCCCCGACCGGGCAGGTGGCCCGGCCGCCGCGGCGCGGCCCGCGCCTGCTGTTCGTGGCGGCCGTTTTCACGCTCCTGCTCACCTACCCCCTGCTCGGGGCCTTCGACCGCCCCGTGCGGGTAGGGGGCGTGCCACTGCTATACCTCTACGTGCTGCTGGCCTGGGCGCTGCTCATCGTCCTCACCGGCTGGCTGGCCCGGCGGGGCAGGGGGTGAATGCGTGAATGCGTGAATGAAAAATAAGGCTTGCGTCTGCTTCATTTCCCACGTGTTATTCGCCTAGTTATTAGTTACTCAAACATTCACTCATTCACCCAATCGCCCATTCCCCCCCTACCCCTTGAATAAGTTTCTGGTCTTATTCTTTTCCTTCGGCTACCTGGCCCTGCTCTTCGGCGTAGCCTACGCGGCCGAGCGGCGGTCGGCGGCGCGCAAGAGTCTGGTAGCCAACCCGTATGTGTACGCCCTGAGCATGGCCGTGTACTGCACGGCCTGGGCCTACTACGGCTCGGTGGGGCGGGCGGCGCACCAGGGGCTCAGCTTCGTGGGCATTTACCTGGGGCCGGCGCTGCTGGCCCCGGCCTGGTGGCTGGTGCTGCGCAAAATCATCCGGGTGTGCCGGCAGCAGCGGCTCACCTCCATCGCCGATTTTATTTCGGCCCGCTACGGCAAGAGCGCGGCGCTGGGCGCGCTGGCCACGGCGGGGTGCGTGCTGGGCGTGGTGCCCTACATCGCCCTGCAAATCAAGGCCATCGCCAGCTCCTACGTGGTGCTGACCGGCGCGGGGAGCAGCCAGGCCAGCGGGCCGGCGCTGTTCACGGCAGGCACGCTGGCGGTGTTCACCATCCTGTTTGGGGTGCGCTCGGTGGAGGCCACCGAGCGCCACGAGGGCATGGTGCTGGCCGTGGCCCTGGAAAGCCTGGTGAAGCTGCTGGCCTTTTTGCTGGTGGGCCTGTTCGTGACCTACGGCCTGTTCGGCGGCTTCGCCGACCTCTTCGACCAGGCGGCGGCCGCGCCGGCGTTGCGGCAGCTTTTCACCCTGCGCGGCGCGGGCACGGGCAGCGCCGAGTGGCTCACGCTGCTCGTGCTCAGCATGTCGGCGGTGCTGCTGCTGCCGCGCCAGTTTCAGGTGGCCGTGGTGGAGAACACCAATGAGGACCACTTGCGCAAAGCCATGTGGCTGTTTCCGCTTTATTTACTCATTATCAATGTGTTCGTGCTACCCATCGCCTTCGGCGGAATGCTGAAGCTGGGCGGGCGCGGCCTCGATGCCGACACCTTCGTGCTGGCGCTGCCCCTGGCGGCGGGCCGCCCGTGGCTGGCGCTGCTCACCTACGTGGGGGGCCTGTCGGCGGCCAGCAGCATGATTATCGTCGAAACCATTGCCCTGAGCGTGATGCTCAGCAACCACCTGCTCATGCCCTGGCTGGTGCGGGTGCCGGCCGCCCGGCCCGCGGTGCAGGAGCGCTGGTTTGCCTACCTGCGCCGCGTGGCCCTGCAAAGCCGGCGGCTGGCCGTGGTGGCGGTGCTGGCCCTGGCCTACGGCTACTACGCCGTGGTGGGCCGGCAGCTGCCGCTGGTCAACACCGGCCTGGTGTCGTTCGCGGCGGTGGCGCAGTTTATGCCCGTGGTGCTGGGCGGCCTCTACTGGAAGGGCGGCACCCGGCGCGGGGCCACGCTGGGGCTGCTGGTGGGCTTCGGCATCTGGTTTTTTACGCTGGTGCTGCCCACGCTGGTGGGGCCGGGCCGCCTGCCGGCTTCGCTGCTCACCGAGGGGGTAGGGGGAATAAGCTGGCTGCGGCCGGGCGCGCTCTTTGGCCTCGAAGGGCTCGATTATCTCTCGCACGGCTTGTTCTGGAGCTGGTTTTTTAATATTGGGGGCTACGTGGGGCTGTCGTTGGCCGTGCCGCCTACCCCCCTCGAATTGCGCCAGGCCGACGTGTTCGTGGACGTGTTTCAGCGCCGCAGCCTGGACGAGGAAGTGAGCGGCTGGCCCGGCCGCGCCCCGCTGCCCGACGTGCGCGCCCTGCTGCTGGGCTTCCTGGGAAAAAAGCGCACCAACCAAGCCCTGCGCGCCTTTGCCGAGCGCTTCCCCGATGCCTTGCCGCCTACCCCCCTTTCGCCCGCGCAAGCGCCCGAAACCCGAAATCAGGAACCCGAAACCAGCAGCCAGGAACCCGAAACCTGGCACCCCGAACCCGCCGACCCGCGCCTGCTGCTCTACGCCGAAAAGCTACTGGCCGGCACCCTCGGCCCGGCTTCGGCGCGCCTGCTGCTGGCTTCGGTGGCGGGGGTAGAGGAGGTGAGCTACGGCCAGGTGGTGGGCATTCTGAAAGAAAGCCAGCAACTGCTCGAAGCCAACCGCCAGCTGCACAAGCAAAGCCGCCAACTCCAGCGCCTCACCGACGAGCTGCGCCAGGCTTACGACCAGCTGCAAGTTCTTGCTATGCAGAAGGATGAGTTTCTGTACACCGTGACGCATGAGCTGCGCACGCCGCTCACCAGCATCCGGGCGCTGGCCGAAATCCTGGCCGATAACCCCAATTTAGAAGAAGAAGAGCAACAGCGCTTCCACCTCACCATCGGCCGTGAAGCCGAGCGCCTGACCCGCCTCATTACACTGGTGCTGGACCTCGAAAAGTACGAAAGCGGCCAGGCCACCCTGAGCCGCGCCCCGCTGGCGCTGGCCGACGTGGCCCGCGAGGCCGCCGAGGCCGTGGAGCAGCTGGCCCGCGCGCGCGGCATCACGCTGCGCCTCGACGTGCCGGCCGCCCTACCCCCCCTGCCCGCCGACCACGACCGCCTCATGCAGGTGCTCATCAACCTGCTCTCGAACGCCGTGAAAGCCTGCCCGGACGATGGCACCGGCCGCATCACTCTGCGGGCCTGGTCCGTTGCCAACGCTTTGATAATGTGCGTGGAAGACAATGGCCACGGCATCGCGCGGCCTGAGCAGCACCTTATTTTCGACAAGTTTTTTCAGGCACCCAACCAGACCATGCGCAAGCCCGCCGGCACGGGCCTGGGCCTGGCCATTAGCCGCAACATCGTGGAGCTGCACCGCGGCCGCCTCTGGGTGGAGAGCGCCCCCGGCCAGGGTGCCCGTTTTTTCGTGGAGCTGCCGCTCGCGGTCCCTACCCCCGCCCGCGCACCAGAACCCTTGGCTGCTGCGGCCAAGCCATAAGTTGCCTTTACTATGAAAACGCCGCATATCTTACTGGTTGATGATGAGCCAAATATTGTCATGTCCCTGGAGTTTTTGATGCGCAAGAATGGCTACCAGGTCGGCATTGCGCGCAACGGCACGGAGGCCCTGGCCGCCATCCTCGCCACGCCCTACGACCTGGTGCTGCTCGACGTGATGATGCCCGACGTGGACGGCTACCAGGTGTGCCGCCAACTGCGCCAGCGCCCCGACCGCGCGGCCACCAAAGTCATCCTCCTTTCGGCTAAAAGCCAGCCCGCCGACGTACAGAAAGGCTACGATGCCGGTGCCGATATGTACGTGCCCAAGCCCTTCAGCACCCGCCAGCTCATGCAAAAAGTGCGCGAGCTGCTGGGGCGGTAGGGGGAGTAAAGTCGTCTGTCATTGCGAGCCCGCGAAGCAATCGCACCCGCACGACCTCCGCGCCAGTCGTTCATTTATCGTTCTGGTGCGATTGCTTCGCAGGCTCGCAATGACAACTGCATTCAGATTTAAATTTTTACACATTTAATTCCCCTTTCAAATATGTCCGCCATTCGCACCCGCACGCTCGAAGAATACCACGCTGACTACCAGCATAGCATAGAAGACCCCGATGCCTTCTGGGCCGCCGCGGCCGAGCCGTTTACCTGGCGCAAAAAGTGGGATACTGTGCGCGGCGGCGAGTTTTCGCCGGCCGGCACCAGCACCTGGTACGCGGGCGCTACCCTCAACCTCACCGAAAACTGCCTGGACCGCCACCTGGAGCAGCGCGCCAACAAGCTGGCCATCATCTTTGAGCCTAACGACCCCAAAACCCGCCACCTGCGCCTCACCTACCGCGAGCTGCACACGCGGGTGTGCCAGTTCGCTAACGTGCTGAAAAAGAACGACGTGCGGAAGGGCGACCGCGTGGTGCTCTACATGCCCATGATACCCGAGCTGGCGGTGGCCGTGCTGGCCTGCGCCCGCATTGGGGCGGTGCACGGAGTCATCTTCGCCGGCTTCTCGGCCTCGGCCATCGCCGACCGCGTGAACGACGCCCAGGCCACCTGCATCCTCACGGCCGACGGCCTGAACCGCGGGGCCAAGCAGATTCCGGTGAAAAGCGTGGTGGACGAGGCCCTGGAAAGCTGCTCCTCCGTGCAGCGCGTCATTGTGGTGGAGCACACCGGCTGGCCCGTGCAAATGTGGGAGGGTAGGGACGTGTGGTTTCACGAGGAGGTGCAAGACGTGGCCAGGGACTGCCCTGCCGAAACAATGGCGGCCGAAGACCCGCTGTTCATCCTCTACACCAGCGGCAGCACCGGCAAGCCCAAGGGCGTGGTGCACACCCAGGCCGGCTACATGGTGTGGGCCGATTACACGTTCCGCAACGTGTTTCAAATCGAGGAAAACGACGTGTTCTGGTGCACCGCCGACATTGGCTGGGTCACGGGCCACACCTACGGCCTCTACGGCCCGCTGCTGGCCGGCGGCACCACGCTCTTGTTTGAGGGCGTGCCGACCTACCCCTCGCCGGGCCGGTTTTGGGAGGTCATTGACAAGCACCACGTCACCATTTTTTACACCGCGCCCACCGCCATCCGCTCGCTTATGGCTCACTCCGTGGACCACGTATTGGCCTACTCGCTCAGCAGTTTGCGCATCCTGGGCTCAGTGGGCGAGCCTATTAATGAAGAAGCCTGGCACTGGTATGACCAGCACGTGGGCAAGGGCCGCTGCCCCATCGTGGATACCTGGTGGCAGACCGAAACCGGCGGCATTATGCTGTCGGCCCTGGCCGGCATCACGCCCAGCGTGCCCGCCCGCGCCGGCCTGCCCCTGCCCGGCGTGCAGCCCGTGCTGCTGAACCAGGACGGCACCGAAATCGACGGCAACGACCAAGAGGGTTATTTGGCGATAAAAGCCAGCTGGCCAGGCATTATCCGCACCACTTGGGGCGACCACGAGCGCGCCCGCCAGACGTATTTCCAGCCCTACCCCGGCTACTACTTCACCGGCGACGGCGCGCGGCGCGACGCGCAGGGCCTCTACCGCATCATCGGCCGGGTCGATGACGTGATAAACGTGAGCGGCCACCGCTTCGGCACTGCCGAAATCGAGAACGCCATCAACCAGAGCGACTACGTGGTGGAAAGCGCCGTGGTGGGCTACCCCCACGACGTGAAGGGCCAGGGCATCTACGCCTACGTTATCTGTCGCCACGGCCTGCCCACCACCGACCTGGAAATTCAAAAGGCCGAGGCCAGCATCATCGAAGCCGTGGTGGCCGCCATCGGCCGCATTGCCAAGCCCGATAAAATACAGCTGGTCAGCGGCTTGCCTAAGACCCGCTCCGGTAAAATTATGCGCCGGATATTGCGCAAAGTCGCCGAAGGCGAAACCACTAACCTGGGCGACACCACCACGCTGCTCGACCCACTGGTTGTGGACGAGATTTTGGCGGGTAAAAAGTAGCTGGTTGCCCAGCGAGTGCTAAAAAAGCAGCCTGCCGAACGCTCGTTTAGCAGGCTGCTTTTTACCGTGAAAAACAACTGGCTGCCCTTCCTTTTTCGCGCATCAAGCGGCGTAAGCAGCCGCAAAGTAGGCAGGTACTAAAATAGGTAGGTACTAAAACGAGTTAGGGAAAATAAATTCTCTGGCTGAGTTCTAGTGCCTGCTACCCCGCCCCTGGGCCGGTTTGCTAACCGGAGGGGGGGTAGCCGGCGCATTCTGACTATCAACCAGCAGGCGCACCGCCTGCTGGCTGCCCGCGCGCAGGCTCAGCCAGGCGGCCAGGCGCTACTGCTCGGCAGCGGGGAGCGGGCGGCGGGTGCGCACGGCGACCAGCACGGTGGTATCGGCCCGGAGCGAGTCGGTGGCGGGGCGCACCAGGCGGCTCAGCCCCAGCTGGCGCACGGTGGGGTGCTCTATCTGCACTTCGCGCAGCAGGGCCGCCGCGCCGGGCAGGCCGGCCGTGAGGCTGTCGGGGTGGGCCAGCAGCTGCTGCAGCTGCGCCAGGCGGCCTTCGTAACTCACCAGCGTTTGCTCCTGGCGGCTGCGCACATCCTCGAGCACGCTGCTGCGCAGGGCCCGCGTATCGGCCGAGTCGAGGCGGGCCAGGCCCTGGCGCACGGTTAGAATAGCATCATCCAACCGGTAGCGCGGCAGCTCGGTGCGGGCCTTTTGCAGCTGGGCGGCGGTGAGGCGCTGGCCAGCCAGCAGCACGTTGATGGTGTACGCACGGGGCTGAATGCGGCTGGTGACGACGAACGTGCCGGGCCGGTTCAGCTGCTCATCCACGAAGCGCTGGGCGTTGTGGGAGAAGGTGCCGTCGCGCACGATGCCGATGGCCAGGTACACGCTGGGCGCGGCCGTGAGCAGGGCCAGCGCCCAGATAACGAGCCGCACGCGCCGGGCCCGCCGGTCGCTGTCGAAGGTGTGGCGGGGTAGGGGCAGCACCCGGCACACCAAAAAGGTAGATAGGGCAATAAATACGCAGTTAATCGAAAACAAGTACAGCGCCCCGAACAGAAACGACCAGTGCGCCGTGGCCAGCCCGTAGCCGGCCGTGCACAGCGGCGGCATCAGGGCCGTGGCAATGGCCACGCCGGGAATGGCGTTGCTGTGCTCGCGCCGGGTGAGGGCCACGGCCCCCGCTGCCCCGCCAAACAAGGCAATCAGCACGTCCCAAGTAGTGGGTGTGGTGCGGGCCAGCAGCTCGGAGCCGGCATCGGTGAGGGGCGTGAGGCGGAAGTAGAGCGCCGACACCAGCAGGCTCAGCAGGCTGGCCGTGAGCAGGCTTTTGACCCCGCGCTGAATCAGGTCGATTTCCATCGTGGCGGCCCCGTAGCCGATGCCCACGATGGGCCCCATGAGCGGCGAGATGAGCATAGCCCCAATGATGACGGCCGTAGAATTAACATTCAGCCCCACCGAAGCCACCAGGATGGCAAAAATCAATACCCACAGATTGGTGCCCCGAAAGGCAATTCCCGCCTCTACGTCGGCTCGAATCTCGACTGCCTCCGCCATGTCGTCGGTGAGCAGGAAGCGGGTACGCAGAAAGCGGAGCAGAACGTCGAACATGGGGTAAGCTGAGAAAATGACTCAGGAAATCGCCCCGCCGCGCGGTTGGCAGGCAGCGATACGTGGGCGCAAAGGTGCGGGTAATTTAACCAAAGCTGCCGCCAGCTTCATGCACCGCTCATTCAATTAGCAACTGCTAGTTGGCGCTGGCCAGCTGCGGGTGGGCGGCCACGATGGGCAGCCACGGCCCAAACTTGTGCTGCCGCTCCGAAAAGGCGTCAGTGTAAGGCCCAAACGGGTGGTCCACCGGCTTGCGGCTGACATCGGGCCAATCGAGGGGGGTAGGCAGGTGGGGGCGGGGCTGCGAGTTGATGAAGGCCGCCACGTCCCAGGCCTGCTCGTTGGTGAGTTGAGGCTGGTCGAAAGTTGCGCCCAAAGGCATGGCCGCTTTCACGTAGCGCGCCAGGCTGCCCACGCGAAACAAGCCCGCGCCGTCGTTGTAGCTGTGCGGGCCCCACAGCGGCGGATACTGGTAGCCGCCGCTGGCCAGCGGCTGGCCCTGGCCGGCGGGCCCGTGGCAGCGCTGGCACTTGCTGGCAAACACGGCCTTGCCAATCACCGGGTCGGCGGCCCGGTCCAGGTAAGGCAGTTTCACGAGGCCCGTGCCATATACCTTTCTACCCTTCGGAATTCCCTGCCCCAGCCACGTCATATAGGCCACGATGGCGCGCAGCTCGCGGCTGCTATCGGGCAGCACCCGGCCGTTGAGGCTGCGCGCCAGGCAGTCGTTCACGCGCTTCCCGATGCCTTCTACGGCACCCGAGCGCGCCCGCCGCTTGGGGTAGGTGGCGGCCACGGCCAGGTAGTTGTTGGCGAAGCCCTGGGTGCCGGCCTGCAGGTGGCAGTTCTGGCAGTTCATGCCGTTGGTGAGGTGCGCCACCGTGCCCTGCGGCCCCAGATACGCCGCCGTGCGGGCCACCAGCGCCCGCCCGTAGCGGATGGCGCGGCCGGCCGCGGTGTGCGGCAGCCGGGCCGTATCGGGGGCCGGGGTGGCCGGCCGGTGGTAGCTGCCGGGCGGCGGCGGGCCCAGCTGGGCTTCATCTAGCTGGGCCACGGCCGGCGGCGGGCTGGCGGGCCCGTAAAGCTGAGCGAACACTACCCCCACTACCAGCCCCACCACGGCCGTGAGCAGCATCAGCAGCCGGGCCAGCTGCGGCAGGTGGGGCACCGGGTCTTGCGGAGGTTTCATGCGCTGAGGAGGGTAAGGAGGCGGTCGGGCAGGCTTACAGGGGCAGCTTGTCGCGCAGGGCGCTGTAGGTCCAGGTGCCGGCCAGCGCGGCCACAAGCATCACTGCCGCCCCGCCCACGCCGCTGCCGAGCTGCGCGAACAAGGGGCCGGGGCAGGCCCCCGTGATGGCCCAGCCCAGCCCGAAAATAATGCCGCCCAGCCAGGTGCCGTGGGTGTACTTTTTATCGGCGATAACGATGGGCTCCCCCTTAATGGTTTTGATATGAGCACGCTTGATTAGCTGAATCGAAATCAAGCCCACCACAATGGCCGAGCCAATGATGCCGTACATATGAAAGCTCTGGAAGCGGAACATCTCCTGAATCCGAAACCAGCTGATAACCTCGCTCTTGGTTAGGATGACGCCGAACAACGTGCCCAGCACCAGATACTTAACGTTTTTCATAAAGCCCAAAAGTTCATTTAAAACAGCAGCGGATAAATTACCCAGGTCATGAGCAGCCCACCCACGAAGAAGCCAACCACGGCCACCAGCGACACCCACTGCAAATTTGAAAGCCCCGAAATGGCGTGGCCCGAGGTGCAGCCCCCGGCGTAGCGCGTGCCAAAGCCCACCAGAAAGCCGCCCAGCACCAGAAACACCCAGCCCTTCCAGTTGGCCAGGTTGTCGAGCGCAAACAGCTCGCGCGGCAGCAGGCCCGAAAAGTCAGTGAGGTGGAGCTGGGTTTGGAGGTCGTGCACCGTGGCGGGCGAGATGCCCACCACGGCGGGGTGGCCCAGCACGCGGTAGCCAATAAATCCGCCAATGGTGATGCCGAGCACAAAAAACAGGTTCCAGCTTTCGGCCCGCCAGTTATAAGTCAAAAACGGGATGCCGGCCGGCACGCAGGCCGCGCACAGGTGGCGCAGCGAGCTGCTGATGCCCAGCGCTTTATTACCAGTAAGCAGCAGCGCCGGCACCGTTAGGCCAATGAGCGGCCCGGCCACGTACCAGGGCCAGGGCTGGCGAAGTAAGTCCAACATGGGGGGGTAGGGATAGGAAAAAATAAAGACTGCCGGGCGGCTGGCGCGCACTTAGTGAGCCGCCTCGGCCAGCTGGCAGCATGGTGCTGCCGGGCAACGTCGTAGCCGGGCCGCTGGGCGCGCGCCGGGCCTGCCAGCACGATTTCGCGGGCGCAGTCGCTCCGAATGGCGTAGGAAAAACGAGCCAGAGTTTTATCAACAAACGGTTGAGTTTTCAGGAAAATAAAAAAAGAGAAAAGTTGAAAATCAAAAGCTTAGCCGTGATGAAACAGCAGCTCCTTCGTAAGAATAAACGTGCCCATAGCCAGCGTAAACCAGCCAAACGCGGGCTTGAGCCTGGCCCCCGGAATGAAACGCGCCAGGTAAGTGCCCAGCACGATGCCGACCAGCGCGAAGGCCAGGAAGCCCAGCAAAAACGACCACGCGATGGGCGTGCCCGCGCTCAGGTCGCCGGTGAAGCCGATGAGCGAGTTCAGGGCGATGATGGTCAGGGAGGTGCCCACCGCCAGCTTCATGGGTAGCCGCGCGCCCAGCACCAGCGCCGGAATGATGAGAAAGCCGCCCCCCGCGCCCACGAAGCCCGTGAGCATACCCACCACCAGCCCAATGCCCAGGATGAGCGGGTAGTTGAAGGCCTGGTTGGAGAGCCGCTCCGCCTCCGGCACCTGGGCGGCCGGCTGGGTGCGAATCATGGAGGTGGCCGCCCCCACCATCAGCACGGCGAAGGCCACCAGCACCAGCAGGTCTTTGGTAAAAACGAGGCCGCCCACCGTGAACAGCTCGTGCGGAATGGCCGGCAGCAGCACCTTGCGCACCAGAAACACGGCCAGCAGCGAAGGAATCAGAAAGACCACGGCCGTTTTCAGCGACACCAGCCCCTTGCGGAAGTAGCCCGAAGCCCCCACCACCGAAGTCGAGCCCACCACAAACAGTGAATAGGCCGTGCTCAGCACCGGGTTCACGCCCATTAGGTACACCAGCACCGGCACGGTTAGAATGGACCCGCCTCCACCCATAATACCCAGCGAAAGGCCGATGAAAATAGCTGCGAAATAGCCAAGATAATGGAGCATGCCGCAAGAAGAAAACGTATGAAGTTATGAAAATTTGTTCAGGTAGTTGAGCAAAAAAGCGCGTCAGCTTACAGAAAAGTGCATCCGGCCAGGCACTGAATCACCTCAATAATTTCCCGCATTTTCAGCGAATAATAGCTGTTTTTGCCTTCCCGCGTGCTACTGAGAATGCCCTTGAGCTTCATGACCGCGAGGTGGTGCGAGAGCAGGCTCTGCTCCACGTTCAGCCGCCCGCTGATTTCCGTCACCGACAGGCTTTCCTGGGCAGCCAGCAGCTGCACGATGGCGATGCGCGTAGGATGGGCCGTGGTCTTGAGCAGAAAAGCCACCTTCTCCATCTTCTCAGTGGTCAGGTTCAGGTCGGCAGGGGGGGTAGGAGCTGGCATAATCAGGACAAACGTATGAAAGCTTGTTCATCTGTGCAAGTAGTGTCCCGGTGGTAGTGCCCCGCGTATCTCAAATACGCAGCCGCTTTGCTTTCGGCACTATCTCCTTCCGGCTGAACCAACTTAACCAAACCACCGCGCCGCCGCACCCAGAAGAGCGGGGTAGTATATGGATAGAAATGACTGGCCGGGCAGGTTTAGCACGTAATGGCGCAGCCCAGCGTGCCCGACCTCATTCACCTGGGCGAATTGGCCAACGCCGGCAAGCTCGAAGTGCCAATTGCCACCACCTCCCTGCTGGCTGAGGTAAAAAAGGCCTTTGAGCAGATTGAAACCAAACACACCACGGGCAAGGTAGTGACTATGCCGTAATGTAAAGTGGTCATTAGTAGCTTATAAAAAAGCCCCGCTGTGCTTGACACGGCGGGGCTTTTTTATAAATGCGCTACTTGGCTATTTCTCAATTTTAACGCCCTTCCAGAACGCTACCCGGTCCTTGATATTCGTGGCGGCGGGGCTGGCTTCGGGATAATACCAGGCAGCATCTTTGTTCAGCTCGCCGTTCACGCGCAGTGAGTAGTAGCTGGCACGGCCTTTCCAAGGGCAGGAAGTATGGGCGATGCTGTCCTCAAAAAACTCCTTTTTAATAGAGTCGGCGGGAAAATAGTGGTTATTCTCCACCACTACGGTGTCGTTGCTCTCGGCCACGACGGTATTGTTCCAGATGGCTTTCATAGGGTTGGCGCGCAGTTAGGGGGTAGCCCGCCAAGAGTAAACGCGCTACTTTGCCGGATGTTTACGTTCGCTTACCTACATGATACGCTACCTCAAGTAACCCGCGTTTGCGCAGCTTCGGGTCGGTTCCGACGCCATTTCTGACTATTACCGCCGACCGCCTGCCCTGGCCGGTGCGCCAGCTCAAGGCGGCGCGCATGGCGCTGTACCGGCGGCTACGCCCGCGCCCGGCCGCCAATGGCGCTTGAGAGGGGGGTAGGGAAACATTCCCGGCGCGGGCGTTGTTGGCCGCAGTAGCTTATTCAGGTGCCCGCAACTACGGCGAAATTCGCCGGGCACCTCACGTATTTACCTGGAAAATTATGGCTATTGGCGTTCGCTTTCGTGATTTTGTGCCCGATGAAAATGCGGGCGATAAGGGCTTCGAGCA from Hymenobacter psoromatis includes the following:
- a CDS encoding permease, which produces MLHYLGYFAAIFIGLSLGIMGGGGSILTVPVLVYLMGVNPVLSTAYSLFVVGSTSVVGASGYFRKGLVSLKTAVVFLIPSLLAVFLVRKVLLPAIPHELFTVGGLVFTKDLLVLVAFAVLMVGAATSMIRTQPAAQVPEAERLSNQAFNYPLILGIGLVVGMLTGFVGAGGGFLIIPALVLGARLPMKLAVGTSLTIIALNSLIGFTGDLSAGTPIAWSFLLGFLAFALVGIVLGTYLARFIPGARLKPAFGWFTLAMGTFILTKELLFHHG
- a CDS encoding acetyl-coenzyme A synthetase (Acs; catalyzes the conversion of acetate and CoA to acetyl-CoA); this translates as MSAIRTRTLEEYHADYQHSIEDPDAFWAAAAEPFTWRKKWDTVRGGEFSPAGTSTWYAGATLNLTENCLDRHLEQRANKLAIIFEPNDPKTRHLRLTYRELHTRVCQFANVLKKNDVRKGDRVVLYMPMIPELAVAVLACARIGAVHGVIFAGFSASAIADRVNDAQATCILTADGLNRGAKQIPVKSVVDEALESCSSVQRVIVVEHTGWPVQMWEGRDVWFHEEVQDVARDCPAETMAAEDPLFILYTSGSTGKPKGVVHTQAGYMVWADYTFRNVFQIEENDVFWCTADIGWVTGHTYGLYGPLLAGGTTLLFEGVPTYPSPGRFWEVIDKHHVTIFYTAPTAIRSLMAHSVDHVLAYSLSSLRILGSVGEPINEEAWHWYDQHVGKGRCPIVDTWWQTETGGIMLSALAGITPSVPARAGLPLPGVQPVLLNQDGTEIDGNDQEGYLAIKASWPGIIRTTWGDHERARQTYFQPYPGYYFTGDGARRDAQGLYRIIGRVDDVINVSGHRFGTAEIENAINQSDYVVESAVVGYPHDVKGQGIYAYVICRHGLPTTDLEIQKAEASIIEAVVAAIGRIAKPDKIQLVSGLPKTRSGKIMRRILRKVAEGETTNLGDTTTLLDPLVVDEILAGKK
- a CDS encoding transcriptional regulator, encoding MKTPHILLVDDEPNIVMSLEFLMRKNGYQVGIARNGTEALAAILATPYDLVLLDVMMPDVDGYQVCRQLRQRPDRAATKVILLSAKSQPADVQKGYDAGADMYVPKPFSTRQLMQKVRELLGR
- a CDS encoding histidine kinase — translated: MNKFLVLFFSFGYLALLFGVAYAAERRSAARKSLVANPYVYALSMAVYCTAWAYYGSVGRAAHQGLSFVGIYLGPALLAPAWWLVLRKIIRVCRQQRLTSIADFISARYGKSAALGALATAGCVLGVVPYIALQIKAIASSYVVLTGAGSSQASGPALFTAGTLAVFTILFGVRSVEATERHEGMVLAVALESLVKLLAFLLVGLFVTYGLFGGFADLFDQAAAAPALRQLFTLRGAGTGSAEWLTLLVLSMSAVLLLPRQFQVAVVENTNEDHLRKAMWLFPLYLLIINVFVLPIAFGGMLKLGGRGLDADTFVLALPLAAGRPWLALLTYVGGLSAASSMIIVETIALSVMLSNHLLMPWLVRVPAARPAVQERWFAYLRRVALQSRRLAVVAVLALAYGYYAVVGRQLPLVNTGLVSFAAVAQFMPVVLGGLYWKGGTRRGATLGLLVGFGIWFFTLVLPTLVGPGRLPASLLTEGVGGISWLRPGALFGLEGLDYLSHGLFWSWFFNIGGYVGLSLAVPPTPLELRQADVFVDVFQRRSLDEEVSGWPGRAPLPDVRALLLGFLGKKRTNQALRAFAERFPDALPPTPLSPAQAPETRNQEPETSSQEPETWHPEPADPRLLLYAEKLLAGTLGPASARLLLASVAGVEEVSYGQVVGILKESQQLLEANRQLHKQSRQLQRLTDELRQAYDQLQVLAMQKDEFLYTVTHELRTPLTSIRALAEILADNPNLEEEEQQRFHLTIGREAERLTRLITLVLDLEKYESGQATLSRAPLALADVAREAAEAVEQLARARGITLRLDVPAALPPLPADHDRLMQVLINLLSNAVKACPDDGTGRITLRAWSVANALIMCVEDNGHGIARPEQHLIFDKFFQAPNQTMRKPAGTGLGLAISRNIVELHRGRLWVESAPGQGARFFVELPLAVPTPARAPEPLAAAAKP
- a CDS encoding transporter, giving the protein MKNVKYLVLGTLFGVILTKSEVISWFRIQEMFRFQSFHMYGIIGSAIVVGLISIQLIKRAHIKTIKGEPIVIADKKYTHGTWLGGIIFGLGWAITGACPGPLFAQLGSGVGGAAVMLVAALAGTWTYSALRDKLPL
- a CDS encoding cytochrome C, encoding MAQLDEAQLGPPPPGSYHRPATPAPDTARLPHTAAGRAIRYGRALVARTAAYLGPQGTVAHLTNGMNCQNCHLQAGTQGFANNYLAVAATYPKRRARSGAVEGIGKRVNDCLARSLNGRVLPDSSRELRAIVAYMTWLGQGIPKGRKVYGTGLVKLPYLDRAADPVIGKAVFASKCQRCHGPAGQGQPLASGGYQYPPLWGPHSYNDGAGLFRVGSLARYVKAAMPLGATFDQPQLTNEQAWDVAAFINSQPRPHLPTPLDWPDVSRKPVDHPFGPYTDAFSERQHKFGPWLPIVAAHPQLASAN
- a CDS encoding transcriptional regulator, whose protein sequence is MEKVAFLLKTTAHPTRIAIVQLLAAQESLSVTEISGRLNVEQSLLSHHLAVMKLKGILSSTREGKNSYYSLKMREIIEVIQCLAGCTFL